The following proteins are co-located in the Haloplanus sp. HW8-1 genome:
- the pfdA gene encoding prefoldin subunit alpha translates to MGGGQQQLQQLSQELEAIDEEIAELEAEIGNLRTRQTEIDEAIEAIETLDSGSTVQVPLGGGAYLRAEVQDIDEVIVDLGGGYAAEQQQGDAIDALERKQDVLDDRIDDVEAEISELESESDEIEQQAQQMQQQMQQQQMQQMQQQQADDE, encoded by the coding sequence ATGGGTGGCGGTCAGCAGCAACTCCAGCAGCTCTCCCAGGAACTCGAAGCCATCGACGAAGAGATCGCGGAACTCGAAGCCGAGATCGGGAACCTCCGCACCCGGCAGACCGAGATCGACGAGGCTATCGAGGCCATCGAGACGCTCGACTCCGGCTCGACGGTTCAGGTCCCGCTCGGCGGCGGCGCGTACCTCCGGGCCGAAGTGCAGGACATCGACGAAGTGATCGTCGACCTCGGCGGCGGCTACGCGGCCGAACAGCAGCAGGGCGACGCCATCGACGCGCTCGAACGCAAGCAGGACGTCCTCGACGACCGCATCGACGACGTCGAGGCGGAGATCTCCGAACTCGAGTCCGAGAGCGACGAGATCGAACAGCAGGCCCAGCAGATGCAACAGCAGATGCAACAACAGCAGATGCAGCAGATGCAACAACAGCAGGCCGACGACGAGTAG
- the ftsY gene encoding signal recognition particle-docking protein FtsY translates to MFDGLKDKLDDFRSDVEESAEPDTAPGSGADGDGKTETAPDDANVHAEDAAESEDAGDADSPSRLQRAKALATGKVVLEEEDLEEPLWNLEMALLESDVEMGVAEAILDQIRSNLVGETKSQMASTGDLVEDALRDALLEVISVGQFDFDERIATAEKPVTIVFTGVNGVGKTTTIAKLARYLEERGYSSVLANGDTYRAGANEQIREHAEALGKRLIAHEQGGDPAAVIYDGVEYAEANDVDVVLGDTAGRLHTSSDLMAQLEKIDRVVDPDLTLFVDEAVAGQDAVERAQQFDDAAAIDGAVLTKADADSQGGAAISVAYVTGKPVLFLGTGQGYADLDRFDPESLVDDLLGA, encoded by the coding sequence ATGTTCGACGGACTGAAAGACAAACTGGACGACTTCCGCAGCGACGTCGAGGAGAGCGCCGAACCCGACACCGCACCCGGCTCCGGAGCGGACGGGGACGGGAAAACGGAGACGGCACCCGACGACGCGAACGTGCACGCGGAGGACGCCGCCGAGTCCGAGGACGCGGGCGACGCCGACTCGCCGAGTCGCCTCCAGCGAGCCAAGGCCTTGGCTACCGGCAAGGTCGTCCTCGAGGAGGAGGATCTGGAGGAGCCCCTCTGGAACCTGGAGATGGCGCTGCTGGAAAGCGACGTGGAGATGGGCGTCGCGGAGGCCATCCTCGACCAGATCCGCTCGAACTTGGTCGGCGAGACCAAATCCCAGATGGCGAGCACGGGCGACCTCGTCGAGGACGCCCTGCGCGACGCCCTGCTTGAGGTCATCAGCGTCGGTCAGTTCGACTTCGACGAACGCATCGCGACCGCCGAGAAGCCGGTGACGATCGTCTTCACCGGCGTCAACGGCGTCGGCAAGACCACCACCATCGCCAAACTCGCCCGCTACTTGGAAGAGCGGGGCTACTCTTCGGTGCTCGCCAACGGCGACACCTACCGCGCGGGAGCGAACGAACAGATCCGGGAGCACGCCGAGGCGCTCGGCAAGCGCCTGATCGCCCACGAACAGGGCGGCGACCCCGCGGCCGTCATCTACGACGGCGTGGAGTACGCCGAGGCCAACGACGTGGACGTCGTCCTCGGCGACACCGCCGGACGCCTCCACACCTCCAGCGACCTGATGGCCCAACTGGAGAAGATAGACCGCGTCGTCGATCCCGACCTCACGCTGTTCGTCGACGAGGCGGTCGCCGGCCAGGACGCCGTCGAGCGCGCCCAGCAGTTCGACGATGCCGCCGCGATCGACGGCGCCGTCCTGACGAAAGCGGACGCCGACTCGCAGGGCGGTGCCGCGATCTCCGTCGCCTACGTGACCGGCAAGCCCGTCCTCTTTCTCGGCACGGGACAGGGGTACGCCGATCTCGACCGGTTCGATCCCGAATCACTGGTCGACGACCTCCTCGGCGCGTAA
- a CDS encoding serine/threonine-protein kinase, whose product MRDAGVGSSGADAVGAGIAAWIGRSAGVSTLPTPLQVARVGPDPQTVVLYGVVAAVVGLVLGAGIGVFRARRAGADPGTAPKTRTKAQSETRTKTQAGTRTETDAVSASTPVTPAPTAGDAPSPDGRSTPGGATGQPSRIPRAPEVAVTHADLTDEEPIGGGGNADVTKATLSTPGGDVSLAVKRPRLSGTLHADAVERLLGEAETWDKLDDHDHVVGVVGYGAEPLPWIAMEYMDAGDLSERSGRLSTPQALWTALAVTKGVRHAHRRGVAHLDLKPENVLFRSVDGAWDVPKVADWGLSKHLLDHSQSVEGLSPHYAAPEQFDADYGPADDRTDIYQLGTVLYDLFTGRPPFEGDSTRVMRAILDDRPAPPSAVADVPEALDDVLLTALATEKEDRYDDIVYLRDDLQELYDAR is encoded by the coding sequence ATGCGTGACGCGGGCGTCGGGTCGAGCGGCGCCGACGCCGTCGGCGCGGGGATCGCAGCGTGGATCGGGAGGTCGGCGGGCGTGTCGACGCTCCCGACCCCGCTCCAGGTGGCGCGAGTCGGGCCCGATCCCCAAACCGTCGTCCTCTACGGCGTCGTGGCGGCCGTCGTGGGACTCGTTCTCGGAGCCGGGATCGGCGTCTTCCGGGCGCGACGGGCGGGGGCTGATCCCGGGACAGCACCGAAGACGAGGACGAAGGCACAGTCAGAGACGAGAACGAAGACACAGGCAGGGACGAGGACGGAGACGGACGCGGTGTCGGCGTCGACGCCAGTGACCCCGGCACCGACCGCGGGCGACGCGCCATCACCCGACGGACGGTCGACACCCGGCGGTGCGACCGGCCAGCCGAGTCGCATCCCGCGCGCGCCGGAGGTGGCCGTCACCCACGCCGACCTCACCGACGAGGAACCGATCGGCGGCGGCGGCAACGCCGACGTGACGAAGGCGACGCTCTCGACCCCCGGAGGCGACGTGTCGCTGGCGGTCAAGCGGCCGCGACTCTCCGGAACTCTGCACGCGGACGCGGTCGAGCGACTGCTCGGAGAGGCCGAAACCTGGGACAAACTCGACGATCACGACCACGTGGTCGGCGTCGTGGGCTACGGCGCCGAGCCGCTTCCCTGGATCGCCATGGAGTATATGGACGCCGGCGACCTCTCCGAGCGGTCGGGACGGCTGTCGACGCCGCAGGCACTCTGGACCGCCCTCGCGGTCACGAAGGGGGTCCGTCACGCCCACCGACGCGGCGTCGCCCACCTCGACCTGAAGCCGGAGAACGTGCTCTTCCGGAGCGTCGACGGCGCGTGGGACGTCCCGAAGGTCGCCGACTGGGGCCTCTCGAAGCACCTCCTCGATCACTCCCAGAGCGTCGAGGGGCTGTCACCGCACTACGCGGCCCCGGAACAGTTCGACGCCGACTACGGGCCGGCCGACGACCGGACGGACATCTACCAGTTGGGCACCGTCCTCTACGACCTGTTCACCGGCCGCCCACCCTTCGAGGGCGACTCCACGCGGGTGATGCGCGCCATCCTCGACGACCGGCCGGCGCCGCCGAGCGCGGTGGCCGACGTGCCCGAGGCGCTGGACGACGTCCTGCTCACCGCGCTCGCCACGGAGAAAGAGGACCGGTACGACGACATCGTCTACCTCCGGGACGACCTGCAGGAGCTGTACGACGCCCGGTGA
- a CDS encoding sugar kinase, translating to MTDLVTVGDATLRFSPPQGERIETATGFAAHVGGPESNVAVAAATLDLDAAWLSKLPDTPLGRRVVGELRRHGVRTGVVWAGTGRTSTAFVERGGTAGTRTVPDRGEAAVATTTADDLPLGVVRDAETLFVSGATPARSETLLETTATLLSVAGEADTTRAFDTRFDATGLDPDRAADLYDHLLGDVEVLIVDEGDAEAVFGLDGDPVPAAHSLRTRYGCETVVLTRDRYAHPTIGLHGEEIYEVSAFETETRDPAGAHDAFVGGFLAGRHQGEDVEGALTQGAAAAALTRTIVGDVVVGSPADVEAIRDDRR from the coding sequence GTGACGGATCTGGTGACCGTCGGTGACGCGACCCTTCGGTTCTCGCCGCCGCAGGGCGAACGCATCGAAACGGCGACCGGGTTCGCCGCGCACGTCGGCGGACCGGAGAGTAACGTCGCCGTCGCGGCGGCGACGCTCGACCTCGACGCCGCGTGGCTGTCGAAACTCCCCGACACGCCGCTGGGTCGACGCGTCGTCGGCGAACTCCGTCGCCACGGCGTCCGGACCGGCGTCGTCTGGGCCGGGACGGGGCGGACGTCGACGGCGTTCGTCGAACGCGGCGGGACGGCGGGGACACGGACCGTCCCGGACCGGGGGGAGGCGGCAGTCGCGACGACGACGGCAGACGACCTGCCCCTCGGGGTGGTTCGCGACGCCGAGACGCTGTTCGTCAGCGGTGCGACGCCCGCACGGTCGGAGACGCTCCTGGAGACGACCGCGACGCTCCTCTCGGTCGCGGGCGAGGCGGACACGACGCGTGCGTTCGACACGCGGTTCGACGCGACGGGGCTCGATCCCGACCGGGCCGCCGACCTGTACGATCACCTCCTCGGCGACGTAGAGGTCCTGATCGTCGACGAAGGGGACGCGGAGGCGGTGTTCGGCCTCGACGGCGATCCGGTGCCCGCGGCCCACAGCCTCAGGACGCGATACGGGTGTGAGACGGTGGTGCTCACGCGCGATCGGTACGCTCATCCGACGATCGGACTCCACGGCGAGGAGATCTACGAGGTGTCGGCGTTCGAGACGGAGACGCGCGACCCCGCCGGCGCCCACGACGCGTTCGTCGGGGGCTTCCTCGCCGGGCGCCACCAAGGTGAGGATGTCGAGGGCGCGCTGACACAGGGGGCAGCGGCTGCGGCGCTCACGCGCACTATCGTGGGGGACGTCGTCGTCGGATCGCCCGCTGACGTCGAGGCGATCCGGGACGACCGGAGATGA
- the mutL gene encoding DNA mismatch repair endonuclease MutL: MSDTPTIHALDDATVRRIAAGEVVERPASVVKELFENSLDADASRVTVAVEGGGVEGIRVRDDGVGMTATDLERAVEEHTTSKISSGADLDRVGTLGFRGEALHTIGAVSRLTIRSRAREGGRGHELTVEGGEVGGVTPSGCPPGTVVEVDDLFYNTPARRKFLKTEATEFDHVNRVVTQYALANPDVATTLEHDGREVFATEGSGDLESTILAVYGREVASSMVAVSADPADPVESVSGLVSHPETTRAGREYLSTFVNGRYVTAGTLREAVLDAYDGQLATDRYPFAVLFVEVPNGAVDVNVHPRKMEVRFDDEDAVADAVRTAVSEALLDEGLVRSSAPRGRSAPAETEISPASPTREVAGGEAAPEDAAGDGPDGEADGVGGDLDRSESGGTGDGSAATAGAGVGQGNEEREESAAGTALGPEETDRTTRSPTLDEVAGESSGEAAAEASGTAAGGSTPADEAEAPTGTTGTANGGESSSAGVGGADGDGNGKWSTGGVRPPNEQRTLDGERAAPDREFDRLPAMRVLGQYDDTYLVAETPDGLALIDQHAADERINYERLRAEMAGQTPTQALAEPVDLELTAREAALFDTYRDALAELGFHADRTDDRTVEVRTVPTVFDAALDPSHLRDALTGFAAESAGETVDAVADALLADLACYPSITGNTSLTEGSVVDLLAALDDCENPFACPHGRPVVVSIDRDEITDRFERDYPGHGGRRAE; the protein is encoded by the coding sequence GTGAGCGACACGCCGACCATCCACGCACTGGACGACGCGACGGTTCGCCGCATCGCCGCCGGCGAGGTGGTCGAGCGGCCGGCCAGCGTCGTGAAGGAACTGTTCGAGAACAGCCTGGACGCGGACGCCTCGCGCGTGACCGTCGCCGTCGAAGGCGGCGGCGTCGAGGGGATCCGGGTCCGTGACGACGGGGTCGGCATGACCGCGACGGACCTCGAACGCGCGGTCGAGGAACATACGACGAGCAAGATCAGTTCGGGCGCGGACCTGGATCGGGTCGGCACCCTCGGCTTCCGGGGCGAGGCGCTGCACACCATCGGCGCGGTGTCGCGGCTGACGATCCGCTCGCGCGCCCGCGAGGGCGGGCGCGGGCACGAACTGACCGTCGAGGGGGGCGAGGTGGGTGGGGTCACCCCCTCGGGCTGTCCGCCCGGCACCGTCGTCGAGGTCGACGACCTGTTCTACAACACGCCGGCCCGGCGGAAGTTCCTGAAGACGGAGGCGACGGAGTTCGACCACGTCAACCGCGTCGTCACGCAGTACGCCCTCGCCAACCCCGACGTGGCGACGACGCTCGAACACGACGGGCGGGAGGTGTTCGCCACCGAGGGGAGCGGCGACCTCGAATCGACGATCCTCGCCGTCTACGGCCGGGAGGTTGCATCCTCGATGGTGGCCGTATCGGCCGACCCGGCCGACCCCGTCGAGTCGGTGTCCGGGCTGGTGAGCCATCCCGAGACGACCCGCGCCGGCCGAGAGTACCTCTCGACGTTCGTCAACGGCCGCTACGTCACCGCGGGGACGCTCCGCGAGGCCGTCCTCGACGCCTACGACGGCCAACTCGCGACCGATCGCTACCCCTTCGCCGTCCTCTTCGTCGAGGTGCCGAACGGGGCCGTCGACGTGAACGTCCACCCCCGCAAGATGGAGGTTCGGTTCGACGACGAGGACGCCGTGGCCGACGCCGTGCGGACGGCCGTCAGCGAGGCGTTGCTCGACGAGGGACTGGTCCGCTCGTCGGCACCTCGTGGCCGGTCGGCGCCCGCGGAGACCGAGATTTCGCCGGCGTCGCCGACGCGGGAGGTGGCCGGCGGCGAGGCGGCACCCGAAGACGCGGCCGGGGACGGCCCGGACGGCGAGGCCGACGGTGTGGGTGGTGACCTCGACCGGAGCGAGAGCGGCGGGACGGGGGACGGATCGGCGGCGACTGCGGGCGCGGGCGTCGGGCAAGGCAACGAGGAGAGAGAGGAGTCGGCCGCCGGAACGGCACTCGGACCGGAGGAGACCGACCGGACGACGCGATCACCGACCCTCGACGAAGTGGCGGGAGAGTCGTCGGGCGAGGCGGCCGCCGAGGCGTCGGGCACAGCTGCTGGAGGATCGACGCCGGCCGACGAGGCGGAGGCGCCGACGGGGACAACCGGGACGGCAAACGGCGGCGAGTCCTCGTCCGCTGGCGTGGGGGGCGCCGACGGCGACGGGAACGGGAAATGGTCGACGGGCGGCGTCAGGCCGCCGAACGAGCAGCGGACACTCGACGGGGAGCGGGCGGCGCCGGACCGCGAGTTCGACCGCCTGCCAGCGATGCGGGTCCTCGGACAGTACGACGACACGTACCTCGTCGCGGAGACGCCCGACGGACTGGCGCTGATCGACCAGCACGCGGCCGACGAGCGGATCAACTACGAGCGCCTGCGCGCCGAGATGGCGGGGCAGACGCCGACGCAGGCGCTGGCCGAGCCGGTCGACCTCGAACTCACGGCGCGGGAGGCGGCGCTGTTCGACACCTACCGCGACGCGCTGGCGGAACTGGGGTTTCACGCCGATCGGACCGACGACCGGACCGTCGAGGTACGGACCGTGCCGACGGTGTTCGACGCGGCGCTCGATCCGTCGCACCTCCGGGACGCGCTGACCGGCTTCGCCGCGGAGTCGGCGGGCGAAACCGTCGACGCCGTCGCCGACGCCCTGCTCGCCGACCTGGCGTGTTACCCCTCGATCACGGGGAACACGTCGCTGACCGAGGGGTCGGTCGTCGACCTGTTGGCGGCGCTCGACGACTGTGAGAACCCCTTCGCCTGTCCGCACGGGCGGCCGGTCGTCGTCTCGATCGACCGCGACGAGATCACCGACCGATTCGAACGCGATTACCCCGGACACGGCGGTCGACGGGCGGAGTGA
- a CDS encoding FKBP-type peptidyl-prolyl cis-trans isomerase, translated as MTISTGDSVTIAYTGRLDDGTVFDTTDESVAEEAGLLDEQPDREFEPLTVEVGAGNLIEGMEEGLVGLEAGDSETITVPPAEAYGEADGDNVREFEPQQFEGMVGQEPAEGLQVRAQGGAVGTVVGVDEDAVQVDFEHPLAGETLTFEIDVLDVE; from the coding sequence ATGACGATTTCTACCGGCGACTCGGTCACCATCGCGTACACTGGTCGCCTCGACGACGGGACGGTCTTCGACACCACCGACGAATCGGTCGCCGAGGAGGCCGGCCTCCTCGACGAACAGCCCGACCGCGAGTTCGAACCCCTCACCGTCGAAGTCGGCGCGGGCAACCTCATCGAGGGGATGGAGGAGGGACTGGTGGGACTGGAGGCGGGCGACTCCGAGACGATCACGGTCCCCCCGGCGGAGGCATACGGCGAGGCAGACGGCGACAACGTCCGCGAATTCGAACCCCAGCAGTTCGAAGGGATGGTCGGCCAGGAACCCGCGGAGGGCCTGCAGGTTCGCGCACAGGGCGGCGCGGTCGGTACCGTCGTCGGCGTCGACGAGGACGCCGTTCAGGTCGACTTCGAACATCCGCTGGCGGGCGAAACGCTGACGTTCGAAATCGACGTCCTGGACGTCGAGTAG
- a CDS encoding 4a-hydroxytetrahydrobiopterin dehydratase, with product MSSLADEPCEACTSDDDPLTGEEYGQYLDDLRTDVWEVVDDHHLHAEYVFEDFRDALEFTYEIGELAEEEWHHPDIALAWGEVEVDMWTHKIDGLHKTDFVMAARMDRIYEGYEPAE from the coding sequence ATGTCCTCACTGGCAGACGAACCCTGTGAAGCCTGCACCAGCGACGACGACCCCCTGACCGGCGAGGAGTACGGGCAGTACCTCGACGACCTCCGGACGGACGTGTGGGAGGTCGTCGACGATCACCACCTCCACGCGGAGTACGTCTTCGAGGACTTCAGGGACGCCCTGGAGTTCACCTACGAGATCGGCGAACTCGCCGAGGAGGAGTGGCACCACCCCGACATCGCGCTGGCGTGGGGGGAAGTGGAGGTGGACATGTGGACCCACAAGATCGACGGTCTCCACAAGACCGACTTCGTGATGGCCGCACGGATGGACCGCATCTACGAGGGATACGAGCCCGCGGAGTGA
- a CDS encoding NAD(P)/FAD-dependent oxidoreductase: protein MASVIVVGGGPAGLSSALFTAKNGLDTTVFDTDETWMHKAHLFNYPGIGSIGGSEFMGVTRQQVDDFGVDRRQGEEVTGLAESGDGFAVTTDGGEHEADYLILATGADRSLAEDLGCATDGGGVVEVGVEMETSVTDAYATGAMVRAEEWQAVIAAGDGAAAALNILSKEKGEHYHDFDVPADASEAFGGMVDEA from the coding sequence ATGGCGTCAGTCATCGTCGTCGGCGGCGGTCCCGCCGGCCTGAGCTCGGCACTGTTCACGGCGAAAAACGGCCTCGACACGACGGTGTTCGACACCGACGAGACGTGGATGCACAAGGCCCACCTGTTCAACTACCCCGGGATCGGCTCGATCGGGGGATCGGAGTTCATGGGCGTGACGCGACAACAGGTCGACGACTTCGGCGTCGACCGCCGGCAGGGCGAGGAAGTGACGGGGCTCGCGGAGAGCGGCGACGGGTTCGCCGTGACGACCGACGGCGGCGAACACGAGGCCGACTACCTGATCCTGGCGACGGGCGCCGACCGGAGCCTCGCCGAGGACCTCGGGTGTGCGACCGACGGCGGCGGCGTCGTCGAGGTGGGCGTGGAGATGGAGACGAGCGTGACGGACGCCTACGCCACGGGCGCGATGGTCCGGGCCGAGGAGTGGCAGGCCGTCATCGCGGCGGGCGACGGCGCGGCGGCGGCGCTGAACATCCTGAGCAAGGAGAAAGGCGAGCATTACCACGACTTCGACGTGCCGGCGGACGCGAGCGAGGCGTTCGGCGGGATGGTCGACGAGGCGTAG
- a CDS encoding spondin domain-containing protein: MSNDTSRRRFLAVAGSTTIAALAGCSGGGEGGTETDAMGGEPTESMGDGTTGTESMDDETTESMDGEATESMDEGMESVTVTVRMENVAPMDVYGAETPTGGAVWLTPGAFAVHTGENPIFTPGERASVGLEALAEAGPPTGFEGETGLVGELRERTGSMGVVAAGAYTPERTVADPNDPTGEVPGASPIAPGGAFEFDVEARPGHRLSLASMFVPSNDVFVAPGASGITLWPADGDPVEGDVTAGVDLWDAGTEPNQPPGRGADQAPAQERPDQGDDEGGVVRRLDDVDDGHEYPAASDVVRVTLTPHGTMDDGM; this comes from the coding sequence ATGTCGAACGACACGTCACGGCGGCGATTCCTCGCAGTCGCGGGAAGCACGACCATCGCGGCGCTCGCGGGGTGTAGCGGCGGCGGCGAGGGAGGTACCGAGACCGACGCCATGGGCGGCGAACCGACCGAATCCATGGGCGACGGAACGACCGGCACCGAGTCCATGGACGACGAAACGACCGAATCAATGGACGGCGAGGCGACCGAGTCCATGGACGAAGGGATGGAGTCGGTCACCGTCACCGTCCGGATGGAGAACGTCGCACCGATGGACGTCTACGGCGCGGAGACGCCGACGGGCGGGGCCGTCTGGCTCACGCCGGGGGCGTTCGCGGTCCACACGGGCGAGAACCCCATCTTCACTCCGGGTGAACGGGCGTCGGTCGGCCTCGAAGCGCTGGCCGAGGCCGGGCCGCCGACCGGGTTCGAGGGCGAGACCGGACTCGTCGGCGAACTCCGGGAGCGGACGGGGAGCATGGGCGTCGTCGCCGCGGGGGCGTACACGCCGGAGCGGACCGTCGCGGACCCGAACGACCCGACCGGCGAGGTGCCCGGGGCGTCGCCCATCGCCCCCGGCGGTGCCTTCGAGTTCGACGTCGAGGCGCGGCCCGGCCACCGACTCTCCCTGGCGAGCATGTTCGTTCCGTCGAACGACGTGTTCGTCGCGCCGGGCGCGTCGGGCATCACGCTGTGGCCCGCGGACGGCGACCCGGTCGAGGGCGACGTGACCGCCGGCGTCGACCTCTGGGACGCGGGGACCGAACCCAACCAGCCCCCGGGACGGGGAGCGGATCAGGCACCCGCCCAGGAGCGTCCGGACCAGGGCGACGACGAGGGCGGAGTCGTGCGCCGCCTCGACGACGTGGACGACGGCCACGAGTACCCCGCGGCGAGCGACGTGGTGCGCGTGACGCTGACGCCACACGGGACGATGGACGACGGGATGTAG